A stretch of the Nitrospirota bacterium genome encodes the following:
- the recG gene encoding ATP-dependent DNA helicase RecG yields the protein MAKDLSDLPVQYIKGVGPHRAELFSRLGISSVKDALYYLPYRYEDRSSIRKISELAYGNVETVSGKIVSAEVIRLRGRNLRIFELTVNDGSGSLKGKWFNQPFMKKNFKPGQEVLLSGMVKRNPYWSIGFEIDNPEYEILTSGEDSLIHTNRIVPVYRVTGGVSVRQMRSVMFSIVTMYLQEVADPVPPEILQKNRLPGLPESLQQVHFPNEDADLELLNRGTSLFHRRLSFDELFMLELGLAITKKGSVLAQGIVFAPEGNLVQKLRELLPFRLTAAQERVFSDILGDMKKPYPMHRLIQGDVGCGKTVVALMAMVTAAECGYQSAIMAPTEILAEQHYLNICKLAQGLGLKICLLTGSKKDRPLNEISSGEIDLVVGTHALIQEGVIFRNLGLAVIDEQHRFGVMQRALLRKKAVNPDVLVMTATPIPRTLALTLYGDLDYSVIDELPPDRRPVSTLLFHPKQKDAIYGMISEEIKKGRQVYVVYPLIEESEKTDLKSAIMGRDAFEKIFPDFRIGLIHGRMKAQEREEVMASFTQGELDMLVSTTVIEVGVDVPNATLMVIIHSERFGLSQLHQLRGRTGRSHFRSYCVLLAYEPLSDEAKRRLEIMVHSHDGFRIAEEDLDIRGPGEFFGTRQSGMPDLRIAHIVRDAKILSKAREEAFALIDTDPELHTHPLLRKTLEKFWEGKIELFKTG from the coding sequence ATGGCTAAAGACCTTTCAGACCTTCCTGTCCAATATATCAAAGGTGTAGGCCCTCACAGGGCTGAATTATTCAGCCGGCTTGGAATATCGTCAGTGAAAGACGCCCTGTACTATCTCCCCTACCGCTATGAAGACAGGAGCAGCATCAGGAAAATCAGCGAACTCGCTTACGGAAATGTTGAGACTGTATCCGGGAAGATCGTTTCTGCTGAAGTCATCAGATTGCGCGGGAGGAACCTCAGGATATTCGAGCTGACCGTCAACGACGGGAGCGGCTCTCTCAAGGGCAAATGGTTCAACCAGCCGTTCATGAAAAAGAACTTCAAGCCTGGACAGGAAGTCCTGCTCTCAGGCATGGTAAAAAGAAACCCGTACTGGAGTATCGGGTTCGAAATAGACAATCCTGAATACGAAATCCTTACTTCCGGGGAGGATTCCCTTATTCACACCAACAGGATCGTCCCTGTCTACAGGGTTACAGGCGGTGTCAGTGTCAGGCAGATGCGGTCAGTCATGTTCAGTATCGTAACCATGTATCTGCAGGAAGTGGCTGATCCTGTCCCCCCGGAGATTCTTCAGAAAAACAGGCTGCCGGGGTTGCCGGAGAGCCTACAGCAGGTCCACTTCCCGAATGAGGATGCTGATCTTGAACTGCTGAACAGGGGAACAAGCCTCTTCCACAGACGGCTCTCGTTTGATGAACTCTTTATGCTCGAGCTGGGTCTGGCAATCACGAAAAAAGGGAGCGTGCTCGCACAAGGAATCGTATTTGCTCCTGAAGGCAATCTTGTGCAAAAACTGCGTGAACTGCTGCCTTTCAGACTTACTGCCGCTCAGGAGAGGGTATTCAGCGATATCCTTGGAGACATGAAAAAACCATATCCTATGCACCGGCTCATCCAGGGAGATGTGGGATGCGGAAAAACAGTTGTGGCACTGATGGCCATGGTAACCGCGGCTGAATGCGGATACCAGTCTGCAATCATGGCACCCACGGAAATACTCGCCGAACAGCACTACCTTAATATCTGTAAACTGGCGCAGGGTCTCGGCCTGAAAATATGCCTTCTTACAGGGAGCAAGAAAGACCGTCCCCTGAACGAAATCTCCTCCGGAGAGATTGATCTGGTAGTCGGGACCCATGCATTAATCCAGGAAGGGGTGATATTCAGAAACCTCGGCCTCGCGGTTATCGATGAGCAGCACCGTTTCGGAGTAATGCAGCGCGCCCTTCTCAGGAAAAAAGCAGTTAACCCGGATGTCCTTGTCATGACCGCAACTCCCATCCCCCGGACACTTGCACTGACCCTATACGGCGATCTCGATTATTCAGTAATTGACGAACTCCCTCCTGACAGGCGGCCGGTTTCCACCCTTTTGTTCCATCCGAAACAGAAGGATGCCATCTACGGCATGATCAGTGAAGAGATTAAGAAAGGCAGGCAGGTATACGTGGTATACCCGCTTATCGAGGAGTCGGAAAAGACAGACCTCAAATCCGCAATCATGGGCAGGGATGCATTCGAGAAAATATTTCCTGACTTCAGGATCGGGCTCATCCATGGCAGGATGAAAGCGCAGGAAAGGGAAGAGGTAATGGCATCCTTCACACAGGGTGAACTGGACATGCTCGTGAGCACGACCGTCATTGAGGTCGGCGTAGACGTGCCAAATGCCACGCTTATGGTTATAATACATTCAGAGAGGTTCGGACTGTCACAACTCCATCAGCTGAGGGGCAGAACCGGGAGAAGCCACTTCCGGTCCTACTGCGTGCTTCTTGCCTATGAACCCCTGAGCGATGAGGCAAAGCGGAGACTTGAGATCATGGTACATAGTCATGACGGTTTCAGGATCGCCGAAGAGGATCTGGACATACGGGGTCCCGGTGAATTCTTCGGAACTCGCCAGTCCGGCATGCCGGACCTGAGGATCGCACATATCGTGAGGGACGCAAAGATTCTCAGTAAGGCAAGGGAAGAAGCGTTTGCGCTCATAGA